A window from Citrus sinensis cultivar Valencia sweet orange chromosome 5, DVS_A1.0, whole genome shotgun sequence encodes these proteins:
- the LOC102611360 gene encoding uncharacterized protein LOC102611360, which produces MGRGGKVGSKQDFKRRARSKDKGSDDSDEDYVISDEEDEVSEDELEDYCSSVDGYASEEGFDSFVEEEEEEEEVDVRKVVRSKVRKREEVFDSFEGEDEDEEEEVDVRKVVRSKARKSNLGDGKNGVKTARKRKRVRYGEDEDEDYEEEEEDEDEEFTPDDDDCLDEEEELVVTKKKNSSNRKRKNNNSRRKCLRKKSSVRGQKRRKSKVSKKPLEKKRRNHRLRRKERSDDDDDDDINFIDEGVVVKGKSKTTLSRKRRRYVVPSDSDFVSSGSSDYEYTISEEEREQVREASQLCGKVKTSLRKSSSSKTIQEDGNLGQPRKTLGRKGKEKIEEVKSEVAKQVCGICLSEEDKRRLRGTLNCCSHYFCFTCIMEWSKVESRCPLCKQRFKTITKPERSTAGVDLRSVVIQVPERDQVYQPSEEDLRSFLDPYENVICSECHQGGDDGLMLLCDICDSSAHTYCVGLGRVVPEGNWYCDGCRPVALGSSSSQAQDPLPDLRTASTNLHNRPSPIVSFGEGFDPYSVSSPRIPLTPGSGNLSSPRFTVGDVQAASPGSGAGAPTLTGRRWIHRHIQNLLSMNRMNFMSGNNDGMPTANLNSENFNSQLDQGRETVVQPARGQETEPLHQAIFEERSHDHPTSLVENGDFLAPRLNYLRRQAVQDPTISTANGSVNLTLWPELAGINSLPSFGQLHQRSSLSHIGSDGFAIPFTAKEEFDSHVAKEQLQSVVKSHLKNLSRDIQLDPSTFKDIAGSSTHTILAACGLEHSRSEVHIVPPPSICSHVERVSSGQTSLMKSHCSSCFDSFIKEVVKRIMDTRLPQWLSLGL; this is translated from the exons ATGGGAAGGGGAGGAAAGGTTGGTTCTAAGCAAGATTTTAAGAGAAGAGCTAGGTCAAAAGATAAGGGTTCTGATGATTCAGATGAGGATTATGTGATTTCCGATGAAGAAGATGAGGTATCTGAAGATGAATTGGAGGATTATTGCTCTTCTGTTGATGGATATGCGTCAGAAGAAGGTTTCGATAGTTTTGTCgaggaggaagaggaagaagaggaGGTAGATGTGAGGAAGGTTGTTAGATCAAAAgtaagaaagagagaagaagtTTTTGATAGTTTTGAAGGAGAGGACGAAGACGAAGAAGAGGAGGTAGATGTGAGAAAGGTTGTTAGATCAAAAGCAAGAAAGAGTAATTTAGGGGATGGGAAAAATGGTGTTAAAACAGCACGAAAGAGGAAAAGGGTAAGGTAtggagaagatgaagatgaagattatgaagaggaagaagaagatgaggaTGAGGAGTTCACTccagatgatgatgattgttTGGATGAGGAAGAGGAACTGGTGGtcacaaagaagaaaaacagtAGCAATAGGAAGAGGAAGAACAATAACTCGCGTAGAAAATGTCTGAGGAAAAAAAGTTCTGTTAGGGGtcaaaaaaggagaaaatctaAGGTCTCTAAGAAGCCTTTGGAAAAGAAACGAAGGAATCATCGGTTGAGGAGGAAAGAAAGGagcgatgatgatgatgatgatgatatcaACTTTATAGATGAAGGGGTAGTTGTGAAAGGAAAGAGCAAGACAACCTTAAGTCGGAAAAGGAGAAGGTATGTTGTACCttcagattcagattttgTATCGTCAGGATCATCTGATTATGAATATACAATCtcagaagaagagagagaacaAGTGAGAGAAGCTAGTCAATTatgtggaaaagtgaaaactaGCTTGCGGAAGTCCTCATCCTCCAAGACAATTCAAGAGGATGGCAATTTAGGCCAGCCAAGAAAAACACTAGGAAGAAAGGGTAAGGAGAAGATAGAAGAAGTGAAGAGTGAAGTGGCAAAGCAGGTTTGTGGGATATGTCTGTCTGAGGAAGATAAAAGAAGGTTGAGGGGAACCCTCAACTGTTGCAgtcattatttttgtttcacttgCATCATGGAGTGGTCGAAAGTCGAATCTCGTTGCCCTCTGTGCAAGCAGAGGTTCAAGACAATTACTAAACCAGAAAGATCAACAGCCGGTGTTGATTTGAGAAGTGTGGTAATTCAAGTACCTGAGCGGGATCAg GTTTATCAACCATCTGAGGAAGACCTTAGAAGTTTTCTTGATCCCTATGAGAATGTTATTTGTTCAGAATGCCACCAAGGAGGAGATGATGGCCTTATGTTATTATGTGACATCTGTGATTCATCAGCACACACCTATTGTGTTGGCCTTGGCCGGGTTGTGCCTGAAGGCAATTGGTACTGTGATGGCTGTAGACCTGTTGCTCTTGGATCTTCTAGTTCCCAAGCTCAAGATCCATTGCCTGATCTAAGGACTGCAAGTACCAACTTGCATAATAGACCATCACCCATTGTAAGTTTTGGGGAAGGTTTCGACCCTTATTCAGTGTCTTCACCACGTATACCATTAACTCCAGGATCTGGAAATCTTTCATCTCCCCGATTTACTGTTGGAGATGTTCAGGCAGCCTCACCTGGATCCGGAGCAGGGGCACCAACACTTACAGGAAGACGTTGGATACACCGTCACATACAAAATCTCCTTTCAATGAATAGAATGAATTTTATGTCTGGTAATAATGATGGAATGCCAACAGCCAATTTGAatagtgaaaattttaactctCAACTTGATCAGGGTAGGGAAACAGTAGTTCAACCTGCAAGGGGACAAGAAACAGAGCCGTTGCATCAGGCAATCTTTGAGGAGAGGTCACATGACCATCCCACTTCCTTGGTGGAAAATGGGGATTTTTTGGCTCCAAGATTAAACTATTTGAGAAGACAAGCAGTTCAGGACCCAACAATCAGCACTGCAAATGGGTCTGTCAATTTGACATTGTGGCCTGAACTTGCTGGGATCAATTCCTTACCTTCCTTTGGGCAACTCCATCAGCGCAGCAGCTTATCACACATTGGGTCTGATGGCTTTGCGATCCCTTTCACAGCAAAAGAAGAGTTTGATTCTCATGTAGCAAAGGAACAATTGCAATCAGTTGTCAAAAGTCATTTGAAAAACTTGTCCAGAGATATTCAATTAG ACCCCAGTACATTCAAAGACATAGCAGGAAGTTCAACTCACACCATCTTGGCTGCTTGTGGGCTCGAACACAGCAGGAGTGAGGTTCACATTGTGCCCCCACCGTCAATTTGTTCCCATGTCGAAAGAGTATCATCTGGACAAACTAGCCTGATGAAAAGTCATTGCTCATCATGTTTCGATTCTTTCATAAAAGAAGTAGTGAAGAGAATAATGGATACAAGACTACCACAATGGTTAAGTTTAGGCCTTTAG